The following proteins are encoded in a genomic region of Xenopus laevis strain J_2021 chromosome 3L, Xenopus_laevis_v10.1, whole genome shotgun sequence:
- the ppia.L gene encoding peptidylprolyl isomerase A (cyclophilin A) L homeolog — MALPRVFFDVAADGCPLGRIVMELRSDVVPKTAENFRALCTHDKGFGFRNSGFHRIIPEFMCQGGDFTNHNGTGGKSIYGNKFADENFTLKHTGPGILSMANAGANTNGSQFFICTAKTSWLDGKHVVFGQVIEGMDVVKTMDRLGSQSGKPSKKVVITNSGQL; from the exons ATGGCTTTACCCAGGGTCTTTTTCGACGTCGCCGCTGACGGCTGCCCGCTGGGTCGTATAGTCATGGAG CTCAGGAGTGACGTTGTTCCAAAGACTGCTG AGAACTTCCGTGCTTTGTGCACACATGATAAAGGATTTGGCTTCAGGAACTCCGGCTTCCACAGAATTATCCCTGAATTTATGTGCCAG GGAGGTGACTTCACCAACCACAATGGAACTGGTGGTAAATCCATCTATGGGAACAAGTTTGCTGATGAGAACTTCACCCTGAAGCACACTGGCCCTGGAATCCTCTCTATGGCCAATGCTGGGGCAAACACAAATGGCTCCCAATTCTTCATCTGCACTGCTAAGACCTCCTG GCTTGATGGAAAGCACGTCGTGTTTGGGCAGGTCATCGAAGGCATGGATGTCGTGAAAACTATGGATAGACTAGGTTCTCAGTCTGGAAAACCCAGCAAAAAAGTAGTTATCACCAACTCTGGTCAGCTTTAA